One window from the genome of Paraneptunicella aestuarii encodes:
- a CDS encoding ABC transporter substrate-binding protein translates to MDQDRLSMVRLSIDRSVNIAVCGPLTGPRSAYGDMLKAECEHLRQANVHLQHFDDMANPEQAIAVAKTVIAEQFDVVIGHFNSYCSLAVKNLYREAKIGFISPLSTNPELTLEQGGALFCPSDDDQLQALVSEAEKAGKRIYVFHDGSPYSKNLISQLGQRFPEERILNAFEQFPTEAAGDSMVFLAGAHCNLVQPHIALRKAYPTLKIVGCDDCYIDEYFDDLAHVANQHDFVMGQAKGHEGNLRNAVQYLNDVIHSIPKDTPFFNVIGQNTANYQFNANGRVASAVWQLLPLQSLVKP, encoded by the coding sequence ATGGATCAGGATCGCTTGTCTATGGTTCGCTTGTCTATAGATCGCTCAGTAAATATCGCGGTGTGCGGGCCATTAACCGGCCCTCGCAGCGCTTATGGTGACATGCTCAAAGCTGAATGCGAGCACTTGCGCCAAGCGAATGTGCACCTACAGCACTTCGACGATATGGCGAATCCGGAACAGGCTATCGCGGTAGCCAAAACCGTAATCGCTGAGCAATTTGATGTGGTCATCGGCCATTTCAACAGCTATTGCAGTCTGGCAGTTAAAAACCTGTATCGTGAAGCGAAAATCGGCTTTATTTCACCTTTGTCGACCAATCCAGAACTCACTCTTGAACAAGGCGGCGCTCTGTTTTGTCCATCAGACGACGATCAATTACAAGCTCTGGTCAGTGAAGCAGAGAAAGCAGGAAAGCGAATTTATGTGTTTCACGATGGTTCACCCTATAGCAAAAATCTGATCTCCCAGTTAGGACAAAGATTCCCCGAAGAACGCATATTGAATGCCTTTGAACAATTTCCAACAGAAGCAGCAGGCGACAGCATGGTATTTCTGGCTGGAGCCCACTGTAATCTGGTGCAACCGCATATTGCATTACGCAAGGCTTATCCGACATTAAAGATTGTCGGCTGCGATGATTGTTACATCGACGAGTATTTCGATGATCTGGCACACGTCGCAAACCAACATGATTTTGTGATGGGGCAAGCCAAGGGTCATGAAGGCAACTTGCGTAATGCGGTGCAATACTTGAATGATGTGATCCATTCCATCCCTAAAGACACGCCGTTCTTCAATGTGATAGGCCAAAACACAGCCAACTACCAATTTAACGCCAATGGCCGTGTTGCCAGTGCAGTTTGGCAATTATTGCCGCTGCAATCTCTGGTTAAACCCTGA
- a CDS encoding NAD(P)/FAD-dependent oxidoreductase, with product MQKTHFDIAIVGGGIMGLATLYHIATRTDLSVALFEQGRLGGGSTHKSGGFVRAFHANPQEIEWSVQTLRFLRQYQSETAFNPIGCFYLADGIDSNAVGQALETMTQLGEKVDACSEQEIVTYLPQLQHQARKTVIHEPNAGFADPLKTSLLYAELAKQAGATIFECAQITDIEQTHIEQNDIAADSPLTLHINGSETPITAKAVSINLGAWSPEFLHKLGLPSDVFKKGIQADTYLVNEEDFPPFCVLDYQTDIYTRPFGHQQQLIGIATQKFDVDLHHHHQSDPAQQAACLTQLNTLMNPQQDKPVALGGRIGFDGYSKDFRGKIYLSKAIPNLCISEGWSGAGFKMAHGAGEHTMKTLLSAISAI from the coding sequence ATGCAAAAGACCCATTTTGATATAGCAATTGTCGGTGGTGGCATCATGGGGTTGGCAACCTTGTACCATATCGCCACCCGCACAGACTTGAGTGTTGCGCTGTTTGAGCAGGGCAGATTAGGCGGTGGCTCTACACATAAATCCGGCGGATTTGTTCGAGCGTTTCATGCTAACCCGCAAGAAATCGAATGGTCAGTGCAAACTTTGCGTTTTCTCCGTCAGTACCAATCGGAAACCGCGTTTAATCCGATTGGCTGCTTTTATTTGGCAGACGGTATTGATTCAAATGCAGTGGGACAGGCGCTGGAAACCATGACTCAATTAGGTGAAAAGGTTGACGCATGTTCTGAGCAAGAGATTGTAACCTATTTGCCACAACTGCAACATCAAGCTCGCAAAACCGTGATTCACGAGCCCAATGCCGGGTTCGCAGACCCGTTAAAAACCAGCCTGCTGTATGCTGAATTAGCCAAGCAAGCTGGCGCGACAATATTTGAGTGTGCCCAAATTACCGATATTGAGCAAACTCATATAGAACAGAATGATATTGCAGCAGACAGCCCCCTTACTCTGCACATTAACGGAAGCGAAACACCCATTACCGCAAAAGCAGTGAGCATCAACTTAGGGGCTTGGTCGCCAGAGTTTTTGCACAAACTTGGCCTTCCCAGTGACGTGTTCAAAAAAGGCATACAAGCCGACACTTATTTGGTGAATGAGGAAGACTTTCCTCCTTTCTGTGTGCTGGATTATCAAACCGATATCTACACACGCCCTTTCGGGCATCAGCAACAACTGATTGGCATCGCCACCCAGAAGTTCGATGTTGATTTACACCATCACCATCAATCCGATCCAGCTCAACAGGCTGCCTGTTTGACGCAACTGAATACGCTTATGAATCCGCAACAGGATAAACCTGTCGCGCTAGGCGGCAGAATTGGCTTTGATGGATACAGCAAAGATTTTCGCGGCAAGATTTACCTTAGCAAAGCGATTCCCAACCTTTGCATTTCAGAAGGATGGAGTGGCGCAGGATTTAAAATGGCTCATGGTGCTGGCGAACACACCATGAAGACCCTGTTATCAGCAATATCGGCAATATAG
- the dapE gene encoding succinyl-diaminopimelate desuccinylase, which translates to MSGSTSVSSQDALSQEHVSNLYDDIHPLHSPLESAELADECHPAVSYSKELINRKSLTPEDAGCQMWLAEKLTHLGFEFHQFMSKDVSNFIAIYGNKGPLLAFCGHTDVVPVGDANKWLTDPFSGEIIEGELYGRGVTDMKGGIAAMLSAVERLIESGKVPDVRIMFLITSDEEGEADEGSIRIVEYLKSKNLLPDFCLIGEPSSREHSGDAMLVGRRGAISGQFDVIGKLGHVAYPTMHHNAAHHATRMMNALLQLEWDKGSPNFPGTTLQVTGIETGHFTDNLVPANCTVLFNVRYSHNYTEQEVRERIEETLNAVYEKFSMSWTRPCLPYITHLQEDEETLVKRLEKVIKQRCGRYPILCTTGGTSDGRFFTDICDQVVELGLPNKTIHQVNERVKVSDIIELEGIYYDLLSSF; encoded by the coding sequence ATGAGCGGGTCGACTTCAGTTTCATCACAAGATGCATTATCCCAAGAGCATGTCTCTAACCTTTATGATGACATCCATCCATTGCACTCCCCTTTGGAAAGTGCCGAATTAGCCGATGAATGTCACCCAGCGGTCAGCTACAGCAAAGAGCTGATAAACCGAAAGTCACTTACGCCTGAAGATGCCGGATGCCAAATGTGGCTGGCAGAAAAGCTGACACATCTGGGCTTTGAGTTTCACCAGTTCATGAGCAAGGATGTGAGCAATTTTATCGCCATTTATGGTAACAAAGGCCCCCTACTGGCATTTTGCGGTCATACCGATGTCGTTCCTGTTGGAGACGCTAACAAATGGCTCACCGATCCGTTTTCGGGCGAGATAATAGAAGGTGAATTATATGGTCGAGGCGTTACCGACATGAAAGGTGGTATAGCGGCCATGCTCAGCGCAGTTGAACGCTTGATTGAATCTGGTAAAGTACCCGACGTCCGAATAATGTTCCTTATCACTTCGGACGAGGAAGGTGAAGCGGATGAAGGCAGTATCCGAATTGTTGAATACCTGAAAAGCAAAAATCTTTTACCTGATTTTTGCCTGATAGGAGAACCTTCCAGCCGTGAACATAGTGGTGACGCCATGTTAGTGGGGCGGCGAGGCGCGATATCAGGGCAATTTGATGTTATCGGAAAGTTAGGCCATGTTGCCTATCCAACCATGCATCACAATGCCGCTCATCATGCGACCCGTATGATGAATGCATTGTTGCAGTTGGAATGGGACAAGGGTTCGCCCAATTTTCCAGGAACCACGTTACAAGTGACCGGCATCGAAACCGGGCACTTTACCGATAATCTGGTGCCAGCAAATTGTACAGTGCTGTTCAATGTTCGATATAGCCATAACTATACCGAGCAGGAAGTCAGAGAACGCATTGAAGAAACATTGAATGCTGTTTATGAAAAGTTTTCCATGTCCTGGACTCGGCCTTGTTTACCTTACATTACGCACTTGCAGGAAGACGAAGAAACGCTGGTGAAGCGACTGGAAAAAGTCATCAAACAGCGTTGCGGTCGTTACCCCATTTTATGTACCACTGGCGGCACTTCTGATGGACGTTTTTTCACAGATATTTGTGATCAGGTGGTGGAATTAGGCTTGCCCAATAAAACCATCCATCAGGTAAACGAACGAGTAAAAGTATCAGACATCATTGAGCTGGAAGGCATTTACTACGATTTGCTGTCCAGCTTCTGA
- a CDS encoding HlyD family efflux transporter periplasmic adaptor subunit: MKFVIKLLCGLSVVGVIAYFAMQDTNALVFDNAYISGRTLTITANNNGRLELIGNLKDKRLKKGQIIAYVNPTINELEIDELQEELRLSLNEELKTCLQKDVTVLKRTVEELDLELSQKKLKRLTSLSKTAAVSDEAVDQADIEFHRSQQLIKIREKEHQIDTLDNHFEILQRPRISLLLARLKKAFFTREQLIIRAPYDGYVYEYYVYNGQQVELGDKLVLFVPKEDMIVEANVLESKLDMIRPNDPVEVTSFVFGKERIFEGSIISVVPSATSTFAGLPRNISDSNWVKVEQRVPVRILLQGSEKELDMLPIGSSVEVKMNLEQPTHYTSVQASSEPEPAAPTELQLGINAAEPDPKWLREYKDRLSLIIDETRKAQEAVSPNECVI, encoded by the coding sequence TTGAAATTTGTCATTAAATTATTGTGTGGTCTGTCGGTTGTGGGCGTAATTGCCTACTTCGCCATGCAAGATACCAACGCGCTGGTTTTCGACAATGCCTATATCAGCGGTCGTACCCTGACAATCACCGCCAACAACAATGGTCGTTTGGAGCTTATTGGCAACCTGAAAGACAAGCGCCTGAAAAAAGGCCAAATCATTGCCTACGTCAACCCAACCATCAACGAGTTGGAAATTGACGAGTTACAGGAAGAACTGCGTTTAAGCTTAAATGAAGAACTCAAAACCTGCCTGCAAAAAGACGTAACCGTACTGAAACGCACTGTGGAAGAGCTGGATTTGGAACTGTCGCAGAAAAAATTAAAGCGTTTAACGTCGCTGTCTAAAACGGCTGCGGTTTCTGATGAAGCTGTGGATCAGGCTGATATCGAATTCCATCGCTCGCAGCAGTTAATCAAAATCCGTGAGAAAGAACACCAAATCGACACGCTCGATAATCATTTTGAGATCCTGCAACGCCCTCGCATCAGCTTATTGCTGGCGCGATTGAAGAAAGCATTTTTTACTCGTGAACAACTGATTATTCGCGCCCCTTACGATGGCTATGTTTACGAATACTACGTTTACAACGGTCAGCAAGTGGAATTGGGCGACAAGCTGGTGCTGTTCGTACCGAAAGAAGACATGATCGTTGAAGCCAACGTACTGGAATCAAAACTGGATATGATCCGCCCGAATGACCCGGTTGAAGTTACGTCATTCGTATTCGGTAAAGAGCGTATTTTTGAAGGCAGTATCATTTCGGTGGTTCCTTCCGCTACCTCAACCTTCGCCGGATTACCACGTAATATCAGCGACTCTAACTGGGTTAAGGTTGAGCAACGTGTGCCCGTGCGTATTCTGCTTCAAGGCTCGGAAAAAGAGCTGGACATGCTGCCCATCGGCAGCTCGGTTGAAGTGAAAATGAATCTGGAACAACCCACTCACTACACTTCGGTGCAAGCCAGTTCGGAACCTGAGCCAGCAGCGCCGACAGAGCTACAGCTTGGCATCAATGCGGCCGAGCCAGACCCGAAATGGCTGCGTGAGTATAAAGATCGGCTTAGTCTTATCATTGATGAAACCAGAAAAGCACAAGAGGCCGTCTCCCCCAACGAGTGCGTAATATGA